From a single Syntrophorhabdus sp. genomic region:
- a CDS encoding NADH-quinone oxidoreductase subunit M, which translates to MSVPILSFLIYFPLLGAVILLFANRRNAQFIKVFTLVISLIELAVSLPLFWKFDDAAKTMQFVEKADWFPEWGISYFLGIDGISLLLVLLTTFLTVICVLCSWKAIEDKVKEYYITFLFLETAMIGTLCALDLVLFYVFWELMLIPMYLLIGVWGGPRRIYAAIKFFLFTMAGSVLMLVAILTLYFFYYNSTGVYTFNVLELYKASVPIAKQYWLFGAFALSFAIKVPMFPVHTWLPDAHTEAPTAGSVILAGVLLKMGTYGFIRFAIPLFPAAAIDAIPLMSILAVIGIIYGAIVSMMQPDLKRLIAFSSVSHLGYVMLGIFAFNMQGVQGGIYQMLNHGISTGGLFLIVGMIYERRHTRMIADFGGLSKVMPIFATFFMIITLSSVALPGTNGFVGEFLILMGAFKNNVVYGTLATTGVILGAVYMLWMFQRVMFGVVTKEENRNLKDLDGREILILTCMVFFIILMGVYPKMFFKKMDTSVTEYLAFVKQKSAQARVLEGNTVPAKMAREVTNTNMTR; encoded by the coding sequence ATGTCGGTCCCAATACTCAGCTTCCTCATATACTTTCCGCTCCTCGGGGCAGTGATCCTGCTTTTTGCCAATCGCAGGAATGCTCAGTTCATCAAGGTCTTCACCCTTGTCATCTCCCTGATAGAGCTCGCCGTGTCGCTCCCTCTCTTCTGGAAGTTCGATGACGCTGCGAAGACGATGCAGTTCGTTGAAAAGGCGGACTGGTTTCCCGAATGGGGCATCAGCTACTTTCTGGGCATAGACGGGATCAGTCTTCTGCTTGTCCTCCTGACGACATTCCTTACGGTCATATGCGTGCTCTGTTCCTGGAAGGCCATCGAGGACAAGGTCAAGGAGTACTACATAACCTTCCTCTTCCTGGAAACGGCGATGATAGGGACACTCTGCGCCCTGGATCTCGTGCTTTTCTACGTGTTCTGGGAACTGATGCTGATCCCCATGTACCTCCTCATCGGTGTATGGGGCGGCCCGCGGAGGATATACGCCGCCATAAAGTTCTTCCTTTTCACCATGGCGGGAAGCGTCCTCATGCTCGTTGCGATCCTGACGCTCTACTTCTTCTACTACAACAGCACCGGCGTGTACACCTTCAACGTCCTTGAGCTCTACAAGGCAAGTGTTCCCATCGCGAAGCAGTACTGGCTCTTCGGGGCCTTTGCCCTTTCCTTTGCCATCAAGGTTCCCATGTTCCCGGTGCACACCTGGCTGCCGGACGCCCATACGGAAGCGCCGACGGCGGGCAGCGTCATTCTCGCCGGGGTTCTCCTGAAGATGGGGACCTACGGTTTTATCCGGTTCGCAATCCCTCTTTTCCCGGCCGCGGCGATCGACGCGATTCCCCTCATGTCGATACTGGCGGTTATCGGCATCATCTACGGCGCCATCGTCAGCATGATGCAGCCTGACCTGAAGAGGCTGATCGCCTTCTCGAGCGTAAGCCACCTCGGCTACGTTATGCTCGGAATATTCGCCTTCAACATGCAGGGGGTTCAGGGCGGTATCTACCAGATGCTCAACCACGGCATATCAACGGGCGGCCTCTTCCTTATCGTCGGCATGATATACGAGAGAAGGCACACGAGGATGATAGCCGACTTCGGCGGCCTTTCGAAGGTGATGCCCATATTCGCCACCTTTTTCATGATAATCACCCTTTCATCCGTCGCATTGCCGGGAACGAACGGTTTTGTCGGCGAGTTTCTGATCCTGATGGGTGCTTTCAAGAATAACGTTGTCTACGGTACGCTCGCGACCACCGGCGTCATATTGGGAGCGGTCTACATGCTCTGGATGTTCCAGAGAGTGATGTTCGGGGTGGTGACGAAGGAAGAGAACAGGAACCTGAAGGACCTTGACGGCCGCGAGATCCTCATACTCACGTGCATGGTGTTCTTCATAATCCTGATGGGTGTGTACCCGAAGATGTTCTTCAAGAAGATGGACACGTCAGTGACAGAATATCTGGCCTTTGTGAAGCAGAAGAGTGCCCAGGCGCGGGTTCTCGAAGGGAACACGGTCCCGGCGAAGATGGCCCGGGAAGTGACGAACACGAATATGACAAGATAG
- the nuoH gene encoding NADH-quinone oxidoreductase subunit NuoH: MESLYTLIEMVVKNIVVVLVLMGCVAYTTLLERKLLGRLQVRPGPNRVGPFGLLQPIADGVKSFFKEDIIPDEADKTLYVLAPGISLFAALSMFAVIPFGDTVTFLGRQIKLVVADLDTGLLYLLALATLGEYGVVLGGWASGNKYGVLGALRAAAQMISYEVALGLAVIGTIILAGSLNLRDIVTAQEGMWFVIKYPAGFLFYLVAGLAEINRTPFDMPESESELACGFNIEYSSMKFATFMIAEYAHMFTVAAIVTTLFLGGWMGPWLPGPIWFLIKVFCVIFFFIWERGTYPRLRYDHIMQFGWKVLLPLTLANVVVTAALVAMGVL, from the coding sequence ATGGAATCGCTCTATACTTTGATTGAAATGGTGGTCAAGAACATCGTCGTGGTGCTCGTCCTCATGGGGTGCGTGGCCTACACCACTCTCCTCGAGCGAAAGCTCCTCGGCCGTCTGCAGGTCAGGCCCGGTCCCAACAGGGTGGGGCCTTTCGGTCTTCTTCAGCCGATCGCGGACGGCGTCAAGTCCTTCTTCAAGGAAGATATCATACCCGATGAGGCGGACAAGACCCTTTACGTGCTTGCACCGGGAATATCCCTCTTCGCGGCTCTCTCCATGTTCGCGGTCATCCCTTTCGGAGACACCGTGACCTTCCTGGGCAGGCAGATCAAGCTGGTCGTGGCTGACCTGGATACGGGCCTTCTGTATCTCCTCGCTCTCGCGACCCTGGGTGAATACGGCGTCGTTCTCGGCGGGTGGGCATCGGGGAACAAGTACGGTGTGCTTGGGGCCCTGCGTGCCGCGGCGCAGATGATCAGCTACGAAGTGGCTCTGGGCCTTGCGGTCATCGGTACCATCATCCTCGCCGGGTCCCTCAATCTCCGTGACATCGTTACGGCGCAGGAAGGGATGTGGTTCGTGATCAAGTACCCGGCAGGCTTCCTTTTCTACCTCGTGGCCGGACTCGCGGAGATAAACAGGACGCCTTTCGATATGCCCGAGTCGGAGAGCGAGCTGGCATGCGGTTTCAACATCGAGTACAGCAGTATGAAGTTCGCGACGTTCATGATCGCCGAGTACGCCCACATGTTCACCGTGGCCGCCATCGTTACCACCCTGTTCCTTGGCGGATGGATGGGGCCCTGGCTGCCCGGTCCGATCTGGTTCCTGATAAAGGTCTTCTGTGTCATCTTCTTCTTCATCTGGGAGAGGGGGACATACCCCAGGTTGAGATACGACCACATCATGCAGTTCGGATGGAAGGTTCTCCTGCCCCTCACCCTGGCCAACGTTGTCGTTACCGCGGCCCTCGTGGCAATGGGGGTGCTGTGA
- a CDS encoding tetratricopeptide repeat protein, with amino-acid sequence MRFAVIGFFCAVCVALFPALDACASGTCRDLVMQGRFGDAVQECTKGIESGRLSKEALAGEHAWRGFAYMGMGDAGKAMGDFDSAIDMDPKTDTAYLGRGQIHELKKDYGAARADLSKAIEIDPTNSAALAHRGMISYVEKRYDEALADLGRSIELDPKNVRALCFRGNTYAAMKEHEKAVDDYTRALDLSPGDFLSLLGRGLVQKKMKRYEEALADYEALIKVAPNFWQAYQGRADIYAATKKYGRAIEDLTKAIKIDPTQVILYSQRGLTYVFYRRPDRAEQDFTKAIALSPASPVLYVTRAALYREMKRLDDSAADLRKAVELKPDHLAAIMLLARVESLRKNVSEACEWLNLAYGKGGLRNRSIVAREKDFDNIRYSECYMKFMER; translated from the coding sequence ATGAGGTTTGCCGTCATAGGGTTTTTCTGCGCTGTCTGTGTTGCCCTGTTCCCCGCATTGGATGCGTGCGCCTCCGGAACCTGCCGGGACCTTGTTATGCAGGGTCGGTTCGGCGATGCGGTGCAGGAATGCACCAAAGGCATAGAGTCCGGCAGGCTTTCGAAAGAGGCCCTGGCCGGCGAACATGCCTGGCGGGGGTTCGCGTATATGGGTATGGGTGATGCTGGCAAGGCCATGGGCGACTTCGACAGCGCCATCGACATGGACCCGAAGACCGACACGGCATATCTCGGCCGCGGACAGATCCATGAGCTGAAGAAGGATTACGGGGCCGCGCGTGCGGATCTGTCGAAAGCGATAGAGATCGATCCGACCAACTCGGCCGCCCTGGCACACAGGGGGATGATATCCTACGTGGAAAAGAGATACGACGAGGCCCTGGCAGACCTGGGGAGGTCGATCGAACTCGACCCGAAGAACGTCAGGGCGCTATGCTTTCGCGGGAACACATACGCGGCAATGAAGGAGCACGAGAAGGCGGTCGATGACTATACGAGGGCGCTTGACTTGAGCCCCGGGGACTTTTTGAGCCTTCTCGGTCGGGGTCTTGTGCAGAAGAAGATGAAGCGTTACGAGGAGGCGTTGGCCGATTACGAAGCGCTGATAAAGGTTGCCCCGAATTTCTGGCAGGCCTACCAGGGGAGGGCGGACATCTATGCCGCGACGAAGAAGTACGGCAGGGCGATCGAAGACCTCACGAAGGCGATAAAGATCGACCCGACACAGGTTATCCTCTATTCCCAGAGGGGGTTAACGTATGTTTTCTACAGGCGGCCGGACAGGGCGGAGCAGGATTTCACAAAGGCCATAGCGCTGAGTCCCGCAAGTCCGGTGCTTTATGTGACCCGGGCCGCCCTGTACAGGGAGATGAAGCGTCTCGACGATTCCGCCGCCGACCTCCGGAAAGCGGTGGAGTTAAAACCGGACCACCTTGCCGCGATAATGCTCCTCGCAAGGGTGGAATCCCTCAGGAAGAACGTGTCGGAAGCGTGCGAGTGGCTGAATCTGGCCTACGGGAAAGGGGGGCTGCGGAACAGGAGCATCGTCGCCAGGGAAAAGGATTTCGACAACATACGATACAGCGAATGCTATATGAAGTTCATGGAACGGTAG
- the nuoL gene encoding NADH-quinone oxidoreductase subunit L, with product MADLIWLIPAFPAIGFLINGLVGIRFPKTLTAWVACLSVIASFAVSATIFVQFLQLAPESRVFEKTVFDWIVSGDFKTQIGFRIDALSIIMCLVVSGVGSLIHIYSVGYMHDDPGFRRFFCYLNLFVFMMLTLVTGDNVLLMFVGWEGVGLCSYLLIGFWYEKDSASNAGKKAFIVNRIGDFGFLLGVFTLVGALGAAGVWTLKFSELQANAHLLGPGLATIITLLFFVGATGKSAQIPLYVWLPDAMEGPTPVSSLIHAATMVTAGVYMIARLNFLYVLAPTTLLVVTVVGLLTAFFAATIGCAQYDIKRVLAYSTVSQLGYMFVGVGAGAYAAGIFHLMTHAFFKGLLFLAAGSVMHAMSGELDMRKMGGLRKKIPITYWTTLIACLAIAGVPGLSGFFSKDEILWMAFSRYHSFWFWALGAVTAGLTAFYMFRMFFNTFHGECRASEEVKHHIHESPKVMTIPLMVLAVLSIIGGYVGVPHLLGGSNHIEKWLEPVVGHHAPAAATHSGGFGIVSTAFASAAEGHGAETSAEMQLMIGAIIIGLLGIFIAWLFYMKNPNIPKRFVEKFHGLFTLVHNKYFVDELYGFIFVKGLFKLGKVCKDFFDETIIDGIINGIAAALSGIGSLIRKIQSGFVQGYAFAIIFGAIIVIGYLISRIL from the coding sequence ATGGCTGACCTTATCTGGCTTATACCGGCGTTTCCGGCAATCGGGTTCCTCATAAACGGCCTTGTCGGGATTCGTTTCCCGAAGACACTGACCGCCTGGGTTGCCTGCCTTTCGGTCATAGCATCCTTCGCGGTGTCGGCAACCATCTTCGTCCAGTTCCTGCAGCTTGCGCCTGAAAGCAGGGTCTTCGAGAAGACCGTTTTCGACTGGATCGTGTCCGGGGATTTCAAGACACAGATCGGTTTCAGGATCGACGCCCTGTCGATAATCATGTGCCTCGTCGTGTCCGGTGTGGGGTCCCTGATACACATATATTCGGTGGGTTACATGCATGACGACCCGGGGTTCAGGCGGTTCTTCTGTTATCTCAACCTCTTTGTCTTCATGATGCTCACGCTCGTGACGGGTGACAATGTCCTTCTCATGTTCGTCGGATGGGAGGGTGTGGGACTCTGCTCGTACCTGCTCATCGGCTTCTGGTACGAGAAGGATTCCGCCTCCAATGCCGGCAAGAAGGCTTTCATCGTGAACAGGATCGGAGACTTCGGCTTCCTCCTCGGTGTGTTCACCCTCGTGGGAGCCCTCGGGGCCGCCGGGGTCTGGACTCTGAAATTCTCGGAGCTCCAGGCGAACGCCCATCTTCTCGGTCCTGGCCTGGCAACGATAATAACCCTTCTTTTCTTCGTGGGTGCCACGGGCAAGTCGGCACAGATACCTCTGTATGTGTGGCTTCCCGACGCCATGGAAGGCCCGACGCCTGTCAGCTCGCTGATCCACGCCGCGACGATGGTTACCGCCGGCGTCTACATGATCGCCCGGCTGAACTTCCTCTATGTCCTTGCTCCGACGACGCTGCTTGTTGTCACCGTCGTGGGTCTCTTGACAGCGTTCTTCGCGGCGACCATAGGCTGCGCGCAGTATGATATCAAGCGCGTCCTTGCTTACTCGACGGTGAGCCAGCTCGGCTACATGTTCGTCGGCGTCGGTGCCGGGGCCTATGCCGCGGGCATCTTTCACCTCATGACCCACGCCTTCTTCAAGGGCCTGCTCTTTCTCGCCGCGGGCAGCGTGATGCACGCGATGAGCGGGGAGCTCGACATGAGGAAGATGGGCGGCCTGCGGAAGAAGATACCCATCACGTACTGGACCACCTTGATCGCCTGCCTGGCGATAGCCGGCGTCCCGGGCCTGTCGGGTTTCTTCAGCAAGGACGAGATACTCTGGATGGCCTTCAGCAGGTACCACAGTTTCTGGTTCTGGGCGCTGGGCGCGGTCACCGCTGGGCTCACAGCCTTCTACATGTTCAGGATGTTCTTTAACACCTTCCACGGCGAATGCAGGGCGTCAGAAGAGGTGAAGCATCATATCCACGAATCGCCGAAGGTCATGACGATACCGCTCATGGTCCTGGCGGTTCTCAGCATCATCGGAGGCTATGTCGGCGTGCCCCACCTGCTGGGGGGTTCGAACCACATAGAGAAATGGCTTGAGCCGGTCGTCGGTCACCATGCCCCGGCCGCGGCAACGCATTCAGGCGGTTTCGGCATTGTGAGCACGGCGTTCGCCTCGGCCGCCGAAGGCCACGGGGCGGAAACCAGCGCGGAGATGCAGCTCATGATCGGGGCCATCATCATCGGCCTGTTGGGGATATTCATCGCCTGGTTGTTCTACATGAAGAACCCCAATATCCCGAAGAGGTTCGTGGAGAAGTTCCACGGCCTGTTCACGCTGGTGCACAACAAGTATTTCGTGGATGAACTGTACGGATTCATATTCGTGAAGGGACTGTTCAAACTCGGAAAGGTCTGCAAGGACTTTTTCGACGAGACGATCATCGACGGCATCATAAACGGGATAGCCGCGGCGCTGTCGGGCATCGGCAGTCTCATCCGGAAGATACAGAGCGGATTCGTTCAGGGCTATGCGTTTGCGATAATATTCGGCGCGATCATCGTTATCGGCTATCTTATTTCGAGAATCTTGTGA
- a CDS encoding NADH-quinone oxidoreductase subunit I, with protein MKQILPLLKGLRLTFTRVFTKPITYQYPEKKHEVPERWRGIHYFKKNEAGETACVACGLCVKVCPNQCITLEIGERFDGKRYPIRYEIDPWRCIYCGFCQDACPVNAINLGKDYEQAHYRKEDFVLDMKKLLAMYEDRK; from the coding sequence ATGAAACAGATACTGCCCCTTCTCAAAGGTCTCAGGCTGACGTTCACGCGGGTCTTCACAAAGCCCATAACCTATCAGTATCCGGAGAAGAAACACGAAGTCCCCGAAAGATGGCGTGGTATACACTACTTCAAGAAGAACGAGGCCGGGGAAACGGCCTGTGTCGCCTGCGGCCTCTGCGTCAAGGTCTGCCCCAACCAGTGCATCACGCTGGAGATAGGCGAGAGATTCGATGGCAAACGCTATCCGATACGATACGAGATCGATCCGTGGCGATGCATCTACTGCGGCTTCTGCCAGGACGCCTGCCCGGTGAACGCCATCAATCTCGGCAAAGACTACGAACAGGCGCATTACCGGAAAGAGGATTTTGTACTGGACATGAAGAAACTCCTTGCCATGTATGAGGATAGAAAATGA
- the nuoK gene encoding NADH-quinone oxidoreductase subunit NuoK: MPQTLYYLLSAVLFTVGAVGVITRRNAIVIFMCIELMLNAVNLSFITSGNFLNSLDGTIFVIFIMAVAAAEAAVGLAIFVLIFRLKGTVHVDDFNLLKG, encoded by the coding sequence ATACCGCAGACCCTCTATTACCTGCTTTCGGCGGTGCTCTTCACCGTGGGGGCGGTGGGTGTCATTACACGGCGGAACGCGATCGTGATCTTCATGTGCATAGAGCTCATGCTGAACGCGGTGAACCTGAGCTTCATCACCTCGGGGAATTTTCTCAATTCACTGGACGGGACCATCTTCGTCATCTTCATCATGGCCGTTGCGGCAGCGGAGGCGGCGGTGGGGCTCGCCATATTCGTGCTCATATTCAGGCTGAAGGGCACGGTGCACGTTGACGATTTTAATCTGCTCAAGGGGTAA
- a CDS encoding NADH-quinone oxidoreductase subunit N translates to MIPACEFRWIMPEIMLAGWGLLLLIVGGLTRGPVASKTCGVLSVVGSVCALYFTVNLWGANQEVFNQLYTIDNYGTFFKGLFIAILVLVSVVSLSYADREEIGSGEYYALLMFGVLGMMVMTSSHHFVTIFIGLEVMSLSIYVLCGLLRGNLSSVEAALKYFLLGAFATAFLLYGMAMIYGSTGLVDVAELKKFFLMKQPFSATMFIIGLGFLIVGFGFKIASVPFHMWTPDVYQGAPTSITAYMATGVKAAAFGALIRVFFTAFVPFQFGWSEIIWVLAVLTMCVGNITALVQRDIKRMLAYSSIAHAGYILVAFITGDRTLASSMLYYLMAYSFMNIGAFTVVIVLQKKGENSSDLDSYAGLGTRHPFVALCMSIFLLSLAGVPPLAGFMGKFYVFSTAVKAQYYWLAIIGFLNSVVAAYYYLRVMMYMYFRETIGEPGTADKAPGYGLVMLICIWALLHMGIFPKAFLLMAQKAVGIFS, encoded by the coding sequence ATGATACCTGCCTGTGAGTTTAGATGGATAATGCCCGAGATCATGCTGGCCGGGTGGGGGCTTCTGTTGCTTATCGTCGGCGGCCTGACGAGGGGACCTGTCGCCTCGAAGACATGCGGTGTGCTTTCCGTGGTCGGGTCCGTTTGCGCCCTGTACTTCACGGTGAACCTCTGGGGTGCGAACCAGGAGGTGTTCAACCAGCTCTATACCATCGATAATTACGGGACCTTCTTCAAGGGTCTCTTCATAGCCATCCTTGTCCTCGTGTCCGTGGTTTCCCTCAGCTACGCTGACCGGGAAGAGATAGGGTCGGGGGAATACTACGCGCTCCTGATGTTCGGGGTTCTCGGCATGATGGTCATGACATCGTCGCATCATTTCGTCACGATCTTCATCGGCCTCGAGGTCATGTCCCTTTCGATCTATGTGCTCTGCGGGCTCCTGAGAGGCAACCTGTCGTCCGTGGAGGCGGCGCTGAAGTATTTTCTCCTTGGCGCCTTCGCGACGGCATTCCTGCTCTACGGGATGGCAATGATCTACGGGTCCACGGGGCTTGTGGATGTGGCCGAGCTCAAGAAGTTCTTTCTCATGAAGCAGCCCTTTTCGGCGACGATGTTCATAATAGGTCTGGGGTTTCTCATCGTCGGCTTCGGTTTCAAGATAGCCTCGGTGCCCTTTCATATGTGGACGCCCGACGTGTACCAGGGCGCTCCGACCTCCATCACCGCTTACATGGCGACGGGTGTGAAGGCTGCGGCCTTCGGGGCCCTGATACGCGTCTTCTTCACCGCCTTCGTTCCCTTCCAGTTCGGCTGGTCGGAGATTATCTGGGTGCTGGCGGTGCTGACGATGTGTGTCGGGAATATCACCGCTCTTGTCCAGCGTGATATCAAGCGGATGCTGGCGTATTCGAGCATCGCCCACGCCGGATACATACTGGTCGCTTTCATAACGGGCGACAGGACGCTTGCGTCAAGCATGCTCTACTATCTCATGGCCTACTCCTTCATGAATATCGGCGCCTTTACGGTGGTCATCGTTCTGCAGAAGAAGGGCGAGAACAGCAGCGACCTCGACAGTTACGCGGGCCTCGGTACCCGACACCCCTTCGTAGCGCTGTGCATGAGCATCTTTCTCCTGTCCCTTGCCGGGGTACCACCACTGGCCGGCTTCATGGGAAAGTTCTATGTCTTCAGCACAGCGGTGAAGGCCCAGTATTACTGGCTGGCCATCATCGGTTTCCTCAACAGCGTTGTGGCGGCATACTACTATCTCAGGGTGATGATGTACATGTACTTCAGGGAGACCATCGGCGAGCCGGGGACGGCCGACAAGGCTCCGGGATATGGGCTCGTCATGCTCATCTGCATATGGGCCCTTCTGCATATGGGGATCTTCCCGAAGGCTTTTCTCCTTATGGCCCAGAAGGCAGTCGGTATCTTCAGCTAG
- a CDS encoding NADH-quinone oxidoreductase subunit J → MIGIGIGFKWFIFVVAALVATGSSLMMVTRKNPIHSALWLIVTFFSVAILYVLLNATFIAVAQVMVYAGAIMMLVLFVIMLIHLEWGAQWKRKLSFAKLIGGVITIMLFLQVLAGVFTYSDAGQKGVWSVQKMAEVGNVRAVGTLLYGKYAFAFEIASILLLVGIVGAVLLARKRKD, encoded by the coding sequence ATGATCGGCATCGGTATCGGATTCAAATGGTTTATCTTTGTTGTTGCGGCCCTTGTGGCGACGGGATCGTCGCTCATGATGGTGACAAGGAAAAACCCCATCCACAGCGCCCTCTGGCTGATCGTGACCTTCTTCTCCGTCGCGATCCTCTATGTGCTGCTCAACGCGACGTTCATCGCCGTGGCCCAGGTCATGGTCTATGCCGGGGCGATCATGATGCTCGTCCTTTTCGTCATAATGCTGATCCACCTGGAATGGGGCGCGCAGTGGAAGAGAAAGCTTTCCTTTGCCAAGCTTATAGGCGGGGTCATTACCATAATGCTTTTCCTGCAGGTTCTGGCGGGGGTGTTCACGTATAGCGACGCGGGACAAAAAGGGGTTTGGAGCGTTCAGAAGATGGCCGAGGTTGGCAATGTCAGGGCCGTGGGTACGCTCCTCTACGGCAAGTATGCCTTCGCCTTCGAGATCGCCTCGATACTTCTCCTCGTAGGCATCGTCGGGGCCGTACTGCTTGCGAGGAAAAGAAAGGATTAG
- a CDS encoding C_GCAxxG_C_C family protein: MTRKENALEAFASGLNCAQSVLLAFAEELGLDPEKGLKMASSFGGGMGAMGLTCGAVTGAFMVIGLDRGYASNVDRPAKEAMYGAIQGFAREFTEAHGSIACRELLGCDISSLAGYHEALEKDLFHTLCPKYVETAVLVLERTLGR; encoded by the coding sequence ATGACAAGAAAGGAAAACGCCCTTGAGGCATTTGCCAGCGGGCTCAATTGCGCGCAGTCGGTCCTCCTGGCCTTCGCGGAGGAACTGGGGCTCGACCCCGAGAAGGGCTTGAAAATGGCAAGCTCCTTTGGCGGCGGCATGGGGGCGATGGGTCTTACCTGTGGCGCGGTGACGGGCGCTTTCATGGTCATCGGCCTCGACCGCGGGTACGCGTCCAACGTCGACAGGCCCGCCAAGGAGGCCATGTACGGGGCGATACAGGGGTTTGCCCGCGAGTTCACAGAGGCCCACGGCTCCATCGCCTGCCGGGAACTCCTCGGGTGCGATATCTCAAGCCTGGCGGGATATCACGAGGCCCTCGAGAAGGACCTTTTCCATACCCTGTGCCCGAAATACGTGGAAACCGCCGTCCTCGTCCTCGAGAGAACGCTGGGACGGTGA